The Nitrospira sp. genome contains a region encoding:
- a CDS encoding OmpA family protein codes for MRQVCSVTLLGMSVLAVLLAQGCATKSGSGAGQTGRAQEERINEPTIKEIPSDDSQLADSRISPAMQSELASRNATGLVAGMLSDILFDFDRDSLRMDSMRVLEANAKQLQNGRVTRLLLEGRGDEMGTSAYNLVLGERRARNVKSYLQQLGLSLDVNTTSYGKDRPLCFEHNGDCRQKNRSVHFTVK; via the coding sequence ATGAGGCAGGTGTGTAGCGTCACTCTACTGGGCATGTCCGTTCTTGCCGTGCTTCTTGCGCAGGGTTGCGCCACTAAATCCGGATCGGGGGCCGGCCAAACGGGACGCGCACAGGAGGAGCGGATCAACGAACCAACGATCAAGGAGATTCCTTCCGACGATAGCCAACTGGCCGACTCGCGGATCAGCCCTGCCATGCAATCAGAGCTCGCATCCCGCAATGCGACCGGCCTGGTTGCCGGAATGCTGAGCGACATCTTGTTTGATTTTGACCGGGACTCGCTCCGCATGGATTCGATGCGCGTCTTGGAGGCCAATGCGAAGCAATTACAGAATGGCAGAGTGACACGTCTCCTGCTGGAAGGACGTGGCGATGAGATGGGCACCTCGGCGTACAATCTCGTTCTCGGTGAGCGTCGGGCCCGAAACGTGAAGTCCTATCTCCAACAGCTCGGCTTGTCCCTCGACGTGAACACGACGAGTTACGGAAAAGACCGGCCGCTCTGTTTTGAGCACAACGGCGATTGCAGACAAAAAAACCGGAGCGTTCATTTCACCGTCAAATGA
- a CDS encoding Ppx/GppA family phosphatase: MSKLAVIDIGTNSIHMVLAEILPDASFKILDRFKDITRLGNGVFATKRLSDEAMARALEVLKTLVTLARNKGFDRIVAVATSAVREAQNGGDFVALIMEQTGLRVRVISGTEEARLIFLGVKNSIALPDGPTLVIDIGGGSVELIVGNRDGLIHGKSLKLGAIRLAEQFLPKTPPSESMMHTLEQAALTHLRDALGSFKTKKFHSLVATSGMAGNVAEVVHLRQTGRPLPQHNLATVQLKDIRVLEAELAQSSVKARLAIPGLDPKRVDTLLPTTVVLRCLTELSGLNEVTLCDKAIREGVIYDFIVRHREGLKAENDIPDVRRRNVIGLARRCHAPEAHSLHVANLALRLFDQTKREHHLGLQERTWLEYAAILHDVGYHINPRQHHKHAYYLIKHSDLGGLTAEEIDVVANIARYHRRALPALKHEEFDCLPPRLQRVVKILASLLRIADGLDRTHFSLVQAVNVKFGKQVTIEVHLTGDAEMELWAATSRADLFEQVFRRRVHFSGVQVDTDKS, translated from the coding sequence GTGTCCAAACTCGCCGTTATCGATATCGGAACCAATTCCATTCATATGGTGCTGGCTGAGATTCTGCCGGACGCCAGTTTTAAGATCCTCGACCGTTTCAAGGACATTACCAGGCTGGGAAACGGCGTCTTTGCCACGAAGCGGCTGTCCGACGAAGCCATGGCCCGCGCGCTGGAAGTCCTCAAGACATTGGTGACACTCGCCCGCAACAAAGGGTTCGACCGCATCGTCGCGGTCGCAACCAGCGCCGTCCGCGAAGCACAAAACGGCGGCGATTTTGTCGCCTTGATCATGGAACAGACGGGGCTGCGAGTCCGGGTGATCAGTGGGACCGAAGAAGCCCGATTGATTTTCCTGGGCGTCAAGAACAGCATCGCCCTCCCGGACGGACCGACATTGGTCATCGACATCGGCGGCGGCTCCGTAGAATTGATCGTGGGTAACCGGGACGGGCTGATCCACGGCAAGAGCCTCAAACTCGGGGCGATCCGCTTAGCCGAACAATTTCTTCCCAAGACTCCGCCGTCGGAGTCGATGATGCACACCCTGGAACAGGCCGCCCTCACTCACCTTCGCGACGCTCTCGGATCGTTCAAGACGAAAAAGTTTCATTCGCTGGTGGCCACCTCCGGAATGGCCGGGAACGTCGCCGAGGTCGTCCATCTTCGGCAGACGGGACGACCGTTGCCGCAACACAATCTTGCGACGGTTCAGTTGAAAGATATCCGTGTCCTTGAAGCGGAGCTGGCCCAGTCGTCGGTGAAGGCTCGCCTGGCGATTCCCGGCCTGGACCCGAAGCGCGTCGATACACTGCTGCCCACCACCGTCGTCCTCCGATGTTTGACCGAACTATCGGGTCTGAACGAGGTCACGCTTTGCGACAAGGCAATTCGCGAAGGGGTGATCTACGATTTTATCGTGCGGCACCGTGAAGGCTTGAAAGCTGAAAATGATATTCCCGACGTCCGCCGTCGCAACGTGATCGGTCTTGCCCGCCGCTGTCACGCGCCTGAAGCGCATTCCCTGCACGTGGCCAACCTGGCATTGCGCCTGTTCGATCAAACCAAGCGGGAACACCATTTAGGGCTGCAGGAGCGTACCTGGCTCGAATACGCGGCCATCTTGCACGATGTGGGGTACCACATCAATCCGAGACAACATCACAAGCACGCCTACTACCTGATCAAGCATAGCGACTTGGGAGGACTGACGGCCGAGGAGATCGATGTGGTCGCCAATATCGCCCGCTATCACCGGCGGGCACTGCCGGCCCTGAAGCATGAAGAGTTCGACTGCCTGCCTCCCCGCTTGCAACGTGTCGTCAAGATCCTTGCATCGTTGCTCCGGATCGCCGACGGACTCGATCGAACCCATTTCTCTCTTGTCCAAGCCGTGAACGTCAAGTTTGGGAAGCAGGTCACGATCGAGGTTCATTTGACGGGCGACGCAGAGATGGAGCTGTGGGCGGCAACAAGCCGAGCCGACCTGTTCGAACAGGTATTCCGCCGGCGCGTCCACTTCTCGGGAGTGCAGGTGGACACCGACAAATCATGA
- a CDS encoding DUF255 domain-containing protein: protein MSSSPGKRSPNRLIHETSPYLLQHAYNPVDWYPWGPDALQLAKQKNRPILLSIGYSACHWCHVMERESFENEAIAELMNQWFVCIKVDREERPDLDEIYMAATVTMNQGQGGWPMTVFLTPEQEPFFAGTYFPPEDRWGRPGFGSVLKKIADYWETRPSEVLTQAKELTERLQGSRQVPSPISISESVIDEAVAHYREDFDGTHGGFGTAPKFPPATGLSFLLRSHRRSRDLHTLAMVTKTLDMMAAGGIYDHIGGGFARYSTDARWLVPHFEKMLYDNALLARVYVEAYQVTRKPLYRQVVSEVLDYVRREMTGPEGGIYSSTDADSEGVEGKFFVWTPAEVQDVLKDGEDTRRFCALYDITASGNWEHKSIPNRLRPIEDVARQLDLTADELMETASRVKPLLYEARRQRVPPGLDDKVITAWNGMMLSATAEAARVFGEPAYLEHAKRTADFLLRNHSKPDGRLLRTSRADRAHLDAYLEDYAYLAEGLLDLYEAGAEESYLQAAARLADYLITDFMDHEQGGFFTTAAHHESLILRHREGTDGAIPSANAVAASALARLSFHFDREDWRRAATSAVRAYGRQMTRYPRAFAKSLAVVDFLTEGPVELAFVGTESQDELRALREAVAHYYLPNRIVATQSPGAPSALPLLQGKEAVSGQPALYICRNFTCQRPITDHRAIADALRTDQTTSMDHRDEPRLLQGASLSGYATIQGTAAYASRIMARDGEVGLANGFTTLGTSGLTTTRLGFGTYRVDMQNAEFREALKKALRTSCNLIDTSTNYMDGDSERLVGSVLTELVSSGEFRRDEIIVVSKIGYVQGQNLNLAEAKEQAGRPYPELVKYGDGIWHCIHPEFLADQLTLSLDRLGLTTLDMCLLHNPEYFFSEAAHHGTTDLERLRVDFYARLERAFVYFETQVSAGRLRYYGVSSNTVTSSAENPEATSLALMIHAAEAAARSVGVPTHHFQILQCPMNLFESGAAFTANTGPSHSQTVLEYARQHNISILVNRPLNAMVAQNKMQRLADFPLEDTPIDLDRQLATLGNLEQEFRNSIAPNIQLAAQGMTPAEFFNWSVELQRVRPQIQGLEHWEQIEHRTIAPHVNQVFQLLSRQLSGASAEQWEDWRQRYVPELLTLLRGLRHEATMRSRAQAARVAQTIDPLLPASHRAASLSQKVFWTLTSTPGVTCVLNGMRTTKYVDDTLAVLKWGPLEDTRPIYERAATLVQ, encoded by the coding sequence ATGTCATCCTCTCCCGGCAAGCGATCACCCAACCGATTGATCCATGAGACCAGTCCTTACCTGCTGCAACATGCCTACAATCCCGTAGATTGGTATCCCTGGGGACCGGACGCGCTGCAGCTGGCCAAGCAGAAGAATCGCCCCATCTTGCTTTCGATCGGCTATTCCGCCTGCCACTGGTGCCATGTCATGGAACGGGAATCCTTCGAGAATGAGGCGATCGCCGAGCTCATGAATCAATGGTTTGTCTGCATCAAGGTAGACCGGGAAGAACGGCCTGATCTCGATGAGATCTATATGGCCGCTACGGTCACGATGAATCAAGGTCAGGGTGGATGGCCGATGACGGTCTTCCTGACACCTGAGCAAGAACCATTTTTCGCGGGAACGTATTTCCCTCCCGAAGATCGATGGGGCAGACCAGGTTTCGGCTCCGTCCTGAAGAAGATCGCCGATTACTGGGAAACACGGCCATCGGAAGTCCTGACTCAGGCCAAGGAGCTGACGGAACGACTGCAGGGATCGCGACAGGTTCCCTCCCCCATCTCCATCAGCGAATCGGTGATCGACGAGGCCGTCGCTCACTATAGAGAGGATTTCGACGGCACGCATGGCGGCTTCGGAACGGCGCCGAAGTTTCCACCGGCTACAGGATTGTCCTTTCTGCTCCGAAGTCACCGACGCTCACGCGATCTTCATACGCTCGCCATGGTCACAAAGACTTTGGACATGATGGCGGCAGGCGGAATCTATGACCACATCGGCGGCGGCTTTGCGCGCTACTCGACCGACGCGCGATGGTTGGTCCCTCATTTCGAAAAGATGCTCTATGACAATGCGCTCCTGGCCCGTGTGTATGTCGAAGCGTACCAAGTCACCAGGAAGCCGCTCTATCGGCAGGTGGTGAGCGAGGTCCTCGACTATGTGCGCCGGGAAATGACCGGGCCTGAAGGTGGAATCTATTCATCGACGGACGCAGACTCTGAAGGAGTCGAGGGAAAGTTCTTTGTCTGGACCCCTGCGGAGGTACAGGACGTACTCAAGGATGGTGAGGACACGCGACGGTTTTGCGCACTGTACGATATTACCGCATCGGGCAATTGGGAACATAAGAGCATTCCCAACCGCCTGCGGCCGATCGAGGACGTGGCCAGACAGCTGGATCTGACGGCCGATGAGTTGATGGAGACCGCATCCCGAGTGAAGCCGCTCCTGTATGAGGCGCGACGACAACGCGTCCCGCCCGGTCTGGATGACAAGGTCATCACGGCCTGGAATGGAATGATGCTGTCGGCCACGGCCGAGGCGGCGCGTGTGTTCGGAGAACCGGCCTATCTCGAACACGCGAAACGAACCGCCGATTTTCTGCTGCGGAATCATTCCAAACCGGACGGACGGCTCTTACGTACATCACGAGCCGATCGCGCGCATCTCGATGCCTATCTTGAAGACTATGCCTACCTTGCCGAAGGCCTGCTGGACCTCTATGAAGCCGGAGCCGAGGAATCGTATCTTCAGGCAGCGGCACGACTGGCGGACTACCTGATCACGGACTTTATGGATCATGAGCAAGGCGGCTTTTTCACGACGGCCGCACACCATGAATCCCTCATCCTCAGACACCGCGAGGGCACGGACGGGGCTATCCCCAGTGCGAATGCCGTCGCCGCCTCGGCCCTCGCCCGACTATCTTTTCATTTCGACCGTGAAGATTGGCGACGTGCCGCGACCTCCGCAGTACGAGCCTACGGCCGGCAAATGACCCGCTACCCCCGAGCCTTCGCCAAGAGTCTGGCCGTGGTGGACTTTCTGACTGAGGGACCAGTGGAGTTGGCATTCGTTGGAACAGAGTCGCAGGATGAGCTTCGCGCACTCCGTGAAGCGGTCGCGCACTATTATCTTCCCAATCGCATCGTGGCGACACAATCTCCCGGAGCGCCGTCCGCACTCCCGCTCCTGCAAGGCAAGGAGGCGGTTTCTGGACAACCAGCTTTGTACATCTGTCGAAATTTCACCTGTCAACGACCGATCACAGATCACCGCGCGATCGCAGACGCCTTACGAACCGACCAAACGACGTCGATGGACCATCGAGATGAACCACGGCTGCTGCAAGGCGCCAGCCTCTCGGGATACGCAACTATCCAAGGCACCGCAGCCTATGCTTCCCGTATTATGGCGCGTGACGGCGAAGTCGGCTTGGCCAACGGCTTTACGACACTCGGTACGTCGGGCTTGACCACGACACGGCTGGGGTTCGGTACTTACCGCGTCGATATGCAGAACGCCGAATTTCGCGAAGCGCTGAAAAAGGCTTTGCGGACGTCCTGCAATCTCATCGACACGTCGACGAATTACATGGACGGCGACAGCGAACGGTTGGTGGGATCAGTGCTGACGGAACTCGTTTCGTCGGGAGAATTTCGGCGCGACGAAATCATCGTCGTCTCCAAAATCGGCTACGTGCAGGGACAGAATCTGAACCTTGCCGAGGCCAAAGAACAGGCCGGCCGCCCCTATCCTGAACTCGTCAAGTATGGGGATGGGATCTGGCACTGCATCCATCCGGAATTCCTGGCGGACCAATTGACGCTGTCGCTGGATCGTCTGGGACTGACGACACTGGACATGTGCTTGCTGCACAATCCCGAATATTTCTTTTCAGAAGCGGCGCACCATGGCACAACAGATCTGGAAAGACTTCGCGTGGACTTCTATGCTCGACTCGAACGTGCTTTTGTGTACTTTGAAACCCAGGTCTCGGCGGGCCGGCTTCGATATTACGGTGTGTCCTCCAACACGGTCACATCTTCCGCCGAAAACCCGGAAGCGACATCACTGGCACTCATGATCCATGCAGCTGAAGCCGCAGCCCGATCCGTCGGGGTCCCGACCCATCACTTTCAGATCCTTCAATGTCCGATGAATCTTTTCGAGTCGGGAGCCGCCTTCACGGCAAATACAGGACCATCGCATTCCCAGACCGTCCTTGAGTATGCGCGGCAGCACAATATATCGATTCTGGTGAATCGGCCCTTAAATGCCATGGTGGCCCAGAACAAGATGCAGCGCCTCGCAGACTTCCCGCTCGAAGACACCCCTATCGATCTCGACCGCCAGCTGGCCACGCTCGGCAATCTTGAGCAAGAATTCCGGAATTCAATCGCGCCGAACATCCAACTGGCCGCGCAAGGAATGACTCCGGCAGAATTCTTCAATTGGTCGGTGGAGCTGCAGCGCGTACGTCCGCAGATTCAAGGACTGGAACATTGGGAACAGATTGAACACCGCACGATTGCGCCGCACGTCAACCAAGTCTTTCAGTTGCTTTCGCGCCAGCTTTCCGGAGCTTCGGCGGAACAATGGGAGGACTGGCGTCAACGATATGTTCCGGAATTGCTGACTCTGCTGCGCGGCCTCCGGCACGAAGCCACCATGCGAAGCCGAGCCCAAGCCGCGCGGGTCGCACAGACGATCGATCCCCTCTTGCCCGCATCCCATCGCGCCGCGTCGCTCTCACAAAAAGTATTCTGGACCCTTACCAGTACGCCGGGAGTGACCTGTGTGTTGAACGGCATGCGGACGACGAAGTACGTCGACGATACCCTCGCGGTCTTGAAGTGGGGGCCGCTCGAAGATACTCGGCCGATCTATGAACGAGCAGCGACACTGGTTCAGTGA
- a CDS encoding CsbD family protein gives MNADQFKGKWTQFKGELKKKWGELTDDDLTQAEGDYDKFIGRVQERYGDKKEEVIRWTKDWYEKERPSLAAKP, from the coding sequence ATGAATGCAGACCAATTCAAGGGCAAGTGGACTCAGTTTAAGGGAGAACTCAAAAAGAAATGGGGAGAGCTGACCGATGATGACCTGACGCAGGCCGAAGGGGATTACGACAAATTTATCGGGCGCGTTCAGGAACGATATGGCGATAAGAAGGAGGAAGTGATTCGATGGACGAAGGATTGGTATGAGAAAGAGCGGCCTTCCCTGGCCGCAAAACCCTGA
- a CDS encoding NAD-dependent malic enzyme — protein MREIGPYSNYRLTVRLELANKPGIFARVAGLLAEEQANLGAVDLVSATKTRMVRDITFDVQSEEHGEKVLARLGKLPDVTVLSASDRIFLLHLGGKIRVASKFPISTRNVLSMVYTPGVGRVAQAIAKDKSKVYTFTSKSNSVAIVSDGSAVLGLGNLGPEAALPVMEGKVMLLRELAGIDAWPICVNTQDPDEIVRIVQGIAPGFGGINLEDISAPRCFEIEKNLKQSLDIPVMHDDQHGTAVVLLAALTNALRVTGKRLEHVRIVVNGLGAAGTACCRILLAAGAAHLLGCDKEGVILYGEADQLRACRTDLRACLTRDKPKGRLRDALKGADVFIGLSVGNVMTAEDLDLMTPDRIVFALANPDPETPPEVGVSHSAIFATGRSDYPNQINNALAFPGIFRGALDSQASEINEAMKLAAAEAIARVIPENTLSEDYIIPSVFDKEVVPRVARAVAAAARATGVARRRTKSTHPSLRE, from the coding sequence ATGAGAGAGATAGGCCCATACTCAAACTATCGGTTGACGGTTCGCCTGGAACTCGCGAACAAACCCGGCATCTTTGCCAGAGTGGCTGGGCTCTTGGCAGAAGAGCAGGCGAATCTCGGAGCCGTCGATCTCGTCTCGGCGACGAAGACCCGCATGGTTCGAGATATCACCTTCGATGTGCAGAGTGAGGAACACGGCGAGAAAGTCCTCGCCCGTTTGGGCAAGTTGCCCGATGTGACTGTGCTGTCGGCTTCCGATCGTATTTTTCTCCTCCATCTTGGTGGAAAAATTCGGGTGGCGAGTAAGTTTCCGATCAGTACCAGAAATGTGTTGTCGATGGTGTATACCCCGGGCGTCGGTCGTGTGGCTCAGGCGATCGCCAAGGACAAATCTAAAGTCTATACATTTACAAGCAAGAGCAACAGCGTCGCCATTGTTTCCGATGGTTCGGCAGTGTTGGGGTTGGGCAATCTGGGTCCGGAAGCGGCTCTTCCCGTCATGGAAGGCAAGGTGATGCTCTTGAGAGAGCTGGCCGGCATCGACGCATGGCCCATTTGTGTGAATACGCAAGACCCGGATGAGATCGTGCGGATTGTACAAGGCATTGCGCCTGGATTCGGCGGGATCAATTTGGAAGATATCAGTGCGCCGCGCTGTTTCGAGATCGAGAAGAACCTGAAACAGTCGCTCGATATTCCCGTGATGCATGACGATCAACACGGCACCGCGGTGGTTCTATTGGCGGCCTTGACGAATGCACTCAGAGTCACGGGGAAACGGCTGGAGCACGTTCGTATTGTCGTCAACGGTCTCGGTGCCGCAGGCACGGCATGCTGTCGAATACTGCTCGCTGCGGGAGCGGCTCATCTGTTGGGATGCGACAAGGAGGGCGTCATTCTGTACGGAGAAGCTGATCAACTCCGCGCGTGCCGCACCGACCTTCGTGCGTGTTTGACCCGAGACAAGCCGAAGGGAAGGTTGAGGGATGCATTGAAAGGAGCCGATGTCTTCATCGGGCTTTCGGTCGGCAACGTCATGACCGCCGAAGATCTCGATCTGATGACTCCGGATCGGATCGTCTTTGCGTTAGCCAACCCAGACCCGGAAACTCCACCGGAAGTGGGAGTTTCTCACAGCGCGATCTTTGCCACCGGGCGATCGGATTACCCGAATCAGATCAACAATGCGCTTGCGTTTCCCGGGATTTTCCGCGGTGCGCTCGATAGTCAGGCCAGTGAGATCAACGAAGCCATGAAGTTGGCCGCAGCGGAAGCTATCGCTCGCGTGATTCCGGAGAATACCTTGAGCGAGGATTACATTATTCCGAGTGTCTTTGATAAAGAAGTCGTCCCCCGGGTGGCGCGTGCCGTCGCCGCCGCGGCACGCGCCACCGGAGTCGCCAGAAGACGGACGAAATCAACCCATCCTTCTCTGCGTGAGTAA
- a CDS encoding response regulator: METNHPTADNFFVRQATAIAIGTVTVLMLFMAVIFWRQSEANEEARGWVSHTYEVIGHSQLLFGKLKDVVIGQRGFILTGNDIYLEPYTNALKDGSNPETGQRSLQQHRSIHQELAFLRKLTLDNPAQQNNLDEMDEAVKKLLDYLAATIQERRGQADVKLDLLRGKAMMDQIRSLVRIMEAEENHLLSIRMEVANNNAQQSNRLTMIAMMVVYVAITLSIWLYQRSREGARVELLRYTQELERSEEELKQQQEELKASNEEIEAANEEMEEKNKALEEQNAQIQQQSEELTESKRLIEEKAKEVERASKYKSEFLANMSHELRTPLNSLLILARMLAANEKGNLTDEQVEEARVIHNGGLELLGLINDILDLSKVEAGKLKMTFEGVALESVVNRMQQQFAPVAKEKGVAFPIKVGDGLPRDLYTDAQRVEQILKNLLSNAFKFTERGSVTLEIRRADKKEVQRSSGRAIAFSVIDTGIGIEPSKFKDIFEAFQQEDGSIDRHYGGTGLGLTIARKFAHMLGGEIHVSSTKGEGSVFTLVLPEKMTRAERDDVFAASPEVLDEHRHADVNVMPKTVVAEFIADDRKHIGEKDKVLLILEDDPDFATTLMKISRKHGYKCLAAGDGKTGLVLAVEQPVTAIILDLKLPDIDGMRVLDQLKHDLRTRHIPVHIISGSEETLVPLRKGAIGYLAKPVEKDAIDGMFAKIENLLRSEVKQVLVVEDDKKTQIAIQGLLKKKDVQITLAGTGDAGLKHISDRTFDCVILDLQLPDMTGVEWLENIETALGETAPPVIIYTARELSEEENRKLNRYTDSIIIKGAKSPERLLDEVTLFLHSVESTLSSDQQEMIRMQHNPDKVLQGRTLLLVDDDLRNTFALSKLLKKHGLDVVIADNGQMALDKLKEDRAIELIIMDIMMPVMDGYQAMREIRTQPSLASVPIIALTARAMPEEQEKCVAAGANDYLTKPVDIERLLTLLRVWLFRQEMAA, translated from the coding sequence ATGGAGACGAACCACCCTACCGCCGACAATTTCTTTGTACGTCAGGCGACGGCAATCGCTATTGGAACCGTGACCGTATTGATGCTGTTCATGGCGGTCATCTTCTGGAGGCAGAGCGAGGCTAATGAGGAAGCTAGAGGCTGGGTCTCGCATACCTATGAAGTGATCGGGCATAGCCAGTTGCTGTTCGGCAAGCTCAAAGATGTTGTGATTGGGCAACGCGGTTTCATCCTGACCGGTAATGACATCTATCTGGAACCGTACACGAATGCATTGAAAGATGGCTCTAATCCAGAGACAGGGCAGCGCTCATTACAGCAACATCGCTCCATTCATCAGGAGCTGGCATTCCTTAGAAAACTGACATTGGACAATCCGGCCCAGCAGAACAACTTGGACGAGATGGACGAGGCGGTAAAAAAACTGCTTGATTATCTAGCGGCAACTATTCAGGAACGGAGAGGGCAAGCTGACGTCAAGCTGGATTTACTACGTGGGAAAGCGATGATGGATCAGATTCGTAGCCTAGTCCGCATCATGGAAGCGGAAGAAAATCATCTGCTGAGCATACGCATGGAAGTCGCTAATAATAACGCGCAGCAAAGCAATCGGCTGACGATGATCGCTATGATGGTGGTCTATGTCGCTATCACGCTTTCCATATGGCTCTACCAACGCAGCCGGGAAGGTGCACGGGTGGAATTGTTGCGCTACACGCAGGAGCTGGAGCGTAGCGAAGAGGAGCTGAAGCAACAGCAGGAGGAACTCAAGGCTTCCAACGAAGAAATCGAAGCCGCCAATGAAGAGATGGAGGAAAAGAACAAGGCGCTGGAGGAGCAGAACGCGCAGATCCAACAGCAATCGGAAGAACTGACGGAGAGTAAGCGGCTGATCGAGGAAAAAGCTAAGGAAGTGGAGCGCGCCAGCAAATATAAGTCGGAATTCCTCGCTAACATGTCGCACGAATTGCGCACGCCGCTCAATAGCTTGCTGATTCTGGCGCGGATGCTGGCCGCCAATGAGAAGGGCAATCTCACGGATGAGCAGGTAGAGGAAGCACGTGTCATACACAATGGCGGGCTGGAACTGCTGGGACTTATCAACGATATTCTCGACCTGTCCAAGGTCGAGGCCGGAAAGTTGAAGATGACCTTCGAGGGCGTTGCCTTGGAGAGCGTGGTGAATCGAATGCAGCAGCAATTCGCACCAGTCGCCAAGGAAAAGGGCGTGGCATTTCCCATCAAGGTGGGAGATGGTTTACCCAGGGATCTCTATACCGATGCGCAGCGGGTGGAGCAGATACTCAAGAACCTGCTCTCCAACGCGTTCAAATTTACCGAACGGGGTTCGGTGACGCTGGAGATACGCCGAGCCGATAAGAAAGAGGTCCAGCGCTCTTCCGGACGTGCCATTGCTTTTTCCGTCATCGATACCGGCATCGGCATCGAACCATCGAAGTTCAAAGATATTTTCGAGGCATTTCAGCAGGAGGACGGGTCCATCGACCGTCATTACGGCGGCACAGGCCTGGGTCTGACCATTGCGCGAAAATTCGCCCATATGCTGGGCGGCGAAATCCATGTGAGCAGCACCAAGGGAGAGGGGAGCGTCTTCACGCTGGTGTTGCCGGAGAAGATGACACGTGCTGAGAGGGATGATGTATTCGCAGCGAGCCCGGAAGTTCTGGACGAACATAGGCACGCGGACGTGAACGTTATGCCGAAAACTGTCGTTGCCGAATTCATCGCCGATGACCGCAAGCATATCGGGGAGAAGGACAAGGTGCTGCTGATTCTCGAGGATGATCCGGACTTCGCCACGACGTTGATGAAAATCTCCCGCAAGCACGGATACAAGTGCTTGGCGGCCGGAGACGGCAAGACCGGCCTGGTACTGGCGGTGGAACAACCCGTCACCGCTATCATTCTTGATCTAAAGCTGCCCGATATCGACGGTATGCGCGTGCTGGACCAGCTGAAGCACGACCTTCGCACGCGCCACATCCCGGTGCACATCATCAGTGGCAGCGAGGAAACGCTCGTGCCCTTACGTAAGGGCGCCATCGGCTATCTGGCCAAGCCGGTGGAAAAAGATGCGATCGATGGCATGTTCGCCAAAATTGAAAATCTGCTGCGCTCGGAAGTCAAGCAGGTGCTGGTGGTGGAAGACGATAAGAAGACACAAATCGCCATTCAAGGACTACTCAAGAAAAAAGACGTTCAGATCACCCTTGCCGGTACCGGAGACGCCGGTCTGAAGCATATCAGCGATAGGACGTTCGATTGTGTGATTCTCGACTTGCAACTGCCGGATATGACAGGAGTGGAATGGCTGGAGAACATAGAGACGGCATTGGGCGAAACCGCGCCACCGGTCATCATCTACACGGCCAGAGAACTGTCGGAAGAGGAAAACCGAAAGCTCAACCGCTACACGGACAGCATCATCATTAAAGGCGCCAAATCCCCGGAACGACTGCTCGACGAGGTGACCTTGTTCCTTCACAGCGTGGAATCCACGCTATCCAGCGATCAGCAGGAAATGATCCGCATGCAGCATAACCCCGATAAAGTGCTGCAGGGCAGAACGCTGCTGCTGGTGGACGACGATCTGCGTAATACCTTCGCTCTTTCCAAACTGCTTAAGAAACACGGGTTGGACGTCGTCATCGCCGATAACGGCCAGATGGCGCTCGATAAGCTGAAAGAAGATCGTGCCATCGAGCTGATCATCATGGACATTATGATGCCGGTCATGGATGGATATCAGGCCATGCGGGAAATCCGTACGCAGCCGTCGCTTGCGTCGGTGCCCATCATCGCACTGACGGCGCGCGCCATGCCGGAGGAGCAGGAAAAATGCGTGGCGGCGGGCGCGAATGACTATCTCACCAAGCCGGTGGATATCGAGCGGCTGTTGACGCTGCTACGTGTCTGGTTGTTCAGGCAGGAAATGGCGGCGTGA